A genomic region of Pseudomonas frederiksbergensis contains the following coding sequences:
- a CDS encoding 5-guanidino-2-oxopentanoate decarboxylase: MATCGEVLVKLLEGYGVEQVFGIPGVHTVELYRGLARSSINHVTPRHEQGAGFMADGYARTSGKPGVCFIITGPGMTNITTAMGQAYADSIPMLVISSVQSRSQLGGGRGKLHELPNQGALVAGVAAFSHTLMSAAELPGVLARAFALFQAGRPRPVHIEIPLDVLVEDADALLASQPVSITRAGAAPSAVARMSELLVNAKRPLILAGGGSIDAAAELTRLAELLDAPVALTINAKGMLPSAHPLLIGSTQTLVATRALVADADVVLAIGTELAETDYDVTFAGGFEIPGTLLRVDIDPDQTVRNYSPTVALVSDAQSAAQALLDGVAKHSLAERCSDWGQARAARLRAELETTWDAPTRAQTLFLHTVLDELPEAVFVGDSTQPVYTGNLTFNPERPRRWFNSSTGYGTLGYALPAAIGAWLGGGQERNSRPPVVCLIGDGGLQFTLPELASAVEARTPVIVLLWNNQGYEEIKKYMVNRAIEPVGVDIYTPDFIAVAKGLGCAAQAVSGVEELRVALRAATDRQGPTLIEIDQTQWMKAVSA; encoded by the coding sequence ATGGCGACGTGCGGCGAAGTATTGGTCAAGTTACTCGAGGGGTACGGGGTCGAGCAGGTGTTCGGCATTCCCGGCGTGCATACCGTTGAGCTGTATCGCGGGCTGGCCCGTTCGAGCATCAACCACGTTACGCCGCGTCACGAGCAGGGTGCCGGCTTCATGGCCGACGGTTATGCACGCACCAGCGGCAAACCGGGTGTGTGCTTCATTATCACCGGCCCCGGCATGACCAACATCACCACGGCGATGGGCCAGGCTTACGCCGATTCGATCCCGATGCTGGTGATTTCCAGCGTGCAATCGCGCAGCCAGTTGGGCGGTGGGCGCGGCAAGCTGCATGAGTTGCCGAATCAGGGCGCACTGGTGGCCGGCGTTGCGGCGTTCTCCCACACGCTGATGTCCGCGGCTGAACTGCCGGGTGTGCTGGCCCGTGCTTTTGCCTTGTTCCAGGCCGGCCGGCCGCGTCCGGTGCACATCGAAATTCCGCTCGACGTGCTGGTCGAAGACGCCGATGCCTTGCTCGCCAGCCAACCGGTGAGCATCACTCGCGCCGGTGCAGCGCCGTCGGCCGTGGCCCGGATGAGTGAACTGTTGGTCAACGCCAAACGGCCGTTGATCCTCGCCGGTGGCGGTTCGATTGACGCGGCAGCCGAGTTGACCCGGCTCGCCGAATTACTCGATGCACCGGTGGCGCTGACCATCAACGCCAAAGGCATGCTGCCGTCGGCTCATCCGTTGCTGATTGGTTCGACCCAAACACTGGTGGCCACCCGTGCCCTGGTGGCTGACGCCGACGTGGTGTTGGCAATCGGCACTGAACTGGCTGAGACCGACTACGACGTGACCTTTGCCGGTGGCTTCGAGATTCCGGGCACCTTGCTGCGGGTCGATATCGATCCAGACCAGACCGTGCGCAACTACTCGCCGACAGTGGCGCTGGTGTCCGACGCACAAAGTGCGGCTCAGGCCTTGCTCGACGGCGTGGCCAAACATTCGCTGGCCGAGCGCTGCAGCGATTGGGGCCAGGCTCGCGCCGCCCGCTTGCGTGCCGAGCTTGAAACCACGTGGGATGCGCCAACCCGTGCGCAGACGCTGTTCCTGCATACCGTGCTGGATGAGTTGCCGGAAGCGGTATTCGTCGGCGACTCGACCCAACCGGTGTACACCGGCAACCTCACATTCAACCCGGAGCGCCCGCGTCGCTGGTTCAACTCGTCGACCGGTTACGGCACCCTCGGCTATGCCTTGCCGGCGGCCATCGGCGCTTGGCTCGGTGGTGGTCAGGAGCGCAACAGTCGTCCACCGGTGGTGTGCCTGATTGGCGACGGCGGTTTGCAGTTCACCTTGCCGGAACTGGCCAGCGCGGTGGAAGCACGGACCCCGGTCATCGTCCTGCTGTGGAATAACCAGGGCTACGAAGAGATCAAGAAATACATGGTCAACCGCGCGATCGAACCGGTTGGCGTCGACATCTACACCCCGGACTTCATCGCCGTGGCCAAAGGCCTGGGCTGTGCGGCACAGGCCGTCAGCGGCGTTGAAGAACTGCGCGTTGCACTGCGTGCGGCGACTGATCGCCAGGGCCCGACCCTGATCGAAATCGACCAGACCCAGTGGATGAAGGCGGTGTCGGCATGA
- a CDS encoding aldehyde dehydrogenase family protein — MSVPIIQEGLYIDGQWSAGDEHLRVINPATEALLTTVKGGDQRAVDQAVTAASAAFAQWSKTTGAERGAVLRKIANGVQARRERLMHVQSSNNGKPQFEAGIDVDDVIATFEYYAGLAEALDVGQDRVVELPSEDFAARVRREPCGVVGLIVPWNFPMVTTAWKLAPALAAGCCVVLKPSEVTPLPELELAAIIAESGLPNGVFNLVCGTGLAVGAPLSADPRVAKISFTGSNAVGVQVMQRAAETVKGVSLELGGKSSLLVLADADLELAVELASGGGFFNAGQMCSATSRVLVADEVADEFLLRLTARAEAIRVADPFDPEVEMGALVNQAQYQRVLGHIDRGLSAGARLVCGGDRPADLPHGYFLRPTIFTEVPLDSALWCEEIFGPVLCVRSFATEQEAIELANDSPFGLVASVVSRDAVTAERVANALQAGLVWINAPQVIFPQTAWGGYKQSSLGRELGPWGLQAFQEIKHVIRAV, encoded by the coding sequence ATGAGCGTTCCGATCATTCAGGAGGGTCTGTACATCGACGGCCAGTGGTCGGCTGGCGACGAGCATTTGCGGGTCATCAATCCGGCGACCGAAGCCCTGTTGACCACCGTCAAAGGTGGCGATCAGCGCGCGGTTGATCAAGCGGTCACAGCGGCCAGCGCGGCGTTTGCGCAGTGGTCGAAAACCACCGGTGCCGAGCGCGGCGCGGTGCTGCGCAAGATCGCCAACGGGGTGCAGGCACGCCGTGAGCGCTTGATGCACGTGCAGTCGAGCAACAACGGCAAGCCACAGTTCGAAGCAGGCATCGATGTCGATGACGTGATCGCCACGTTCGAGTATTACGCGGGTCTGGCCGAGGCGCTGGACGTCGGCCAGGACCGGGTTGTGGAATTGCCGAGCGAAGACTTCGCCGCCCGTGTGCGCCGTGAACCCTGCGGTGTGGTCGGGTTGATCGTGCCGTGGAACTTCCCGATGGTCACCACCGCCTGGAAGCTCGCGCCAGCCTTGGCGGCGGGGTGCTGTGTGGTGCTCAAACCTTCCGAGGTCACGCCGTTGCCGGAGCTGGAACTGGCGGCGATCATCGCCGAGAGCGGTTTGCCCAACGGGGTGTTCAACCTGGTCTGCGGCACGGGCCTGGCGGTCGGTGCACCGCTGTCGGCCGATCCACGTGTGGCGAAAATTTCCTTCACCGGCAGCAACGCGGTGGGCGTTCAGGTCATGCAGCGTGCGGCGGAAACCGTCAAAGGCGTGAGCCTGGAACTGGGGGGCAAATCCTCGCTGCTGGTGCTGGCTGACGCCGATCTCGAGCTGGCCGTGGAACTGGCCAGTGGCGGTGGTTTCTTCAACGCCGGGCAAATGTGTTCGGCCACCAGCCGGGTGTTGGTGGCTGATGAAGTAGCGGATGAGTTTCTGCTGCGTCTGACGGCGCGGGCCGAGGCGATTCGCGTGGCTGACCCGTTTGACCCTGAGGTTGAAATGGGCGCGTTGGTCAATCAGGCGCAATACCAGCGTGTGCTGGGCCACATTGATCGTGGCTTGAGCGCGGGTGCGCGCTTGGTCTGCGGCGGTGACCGGCCGGCCGATCTGCCACACGGCTATTTTTTGCGGCCGACCATTTTCACCGAAGTGCCCCTCGACAGTGCGTTGTGGTGTGAAGAGATTTTTGGCCCGGTGCTCTGTGTGCGCAGTTTTGCCACCGAGCAAGAGGCGATCGAGCTGGCCAACGACAGCCCGTTCGGTCTGGTGGCCAGTGTGGTCAGCCGTGATGCGGTGACCGCCGAAAGGGTCGCCAACGCCTTGCAGGCGGGGCTGGTGTGGATCAACGCGCCGCAGGTGATCTTCCCGCAGACAGCCTGGGGCGGTTACAAGCAGAGCAGCCTCGGCCGTGAATTGGGGCCGTGGGGCTTGCAGGCGTTTCAAGAAATAAAGCACGTGATTCGCGCCGTCTGA
- a CDS encoding extracellular solute-binding protein yields MGDHDLNRRQFIKTVGVASVAVAAMSMPFIRANASDTRFQGKTLRLLTWSDDTGLAALRNIAATFEAKTGAKVIADRTGSTSEMVAKLKAGGDRPQYDIITLAGVGAEGLAAAGLLEKPDLNRIPNLIDVPEKYRTGANGHGIGYLLWCNSLVYSSRTQKEAPDSYAALWDADLAPNIFLPPPNWTEAMDLIIIAAKLAGGDEHNIEPGFKKLAELKSRVVTLGENPNQIAELFRTGSLDMGGLYAPAFFPKQIRDPAYGLSATFGMKEGFYTDLMQSVMPKNRPGDTDLAYAFIDHSLDPLVQGKMAEDIFNGPVNAKAIISAEARKSPYILTPEQIAEKAIMHDNAFLATVHDQWIRRYTEIFSS; encoded by the coding sequence ATGGGCGATCATGATCTGAACAGAAGACAATTCATCAAGACCGTAGGTGTTGCATCGGTTGCGGTGGCGGCCATGAGCATGCCGTTCATCCGCGCCAACGCCAGTGACACACGTTTTCAGGGCAAGACCCTGCGTCTGTTGACCTGGTCTGATGACACCGGGCTTGCCGCACTGCGCAACATCGCCGCGACCTTTGAAGCCAAGACCGGCGCCAAGGTCATCGCGGACCGCACTGGCAGTACCTCGGAAATGGTCGCCAAGCTCAAGGCCGGTGGTGATCGTCCGCAATACGACATCATCACCCTGGCCGGTGTGGGCGCTGAAGGCCTGGCCGCCGCCGGTCTGCTGGAAAAGCCTGACCTGAACCGCATTCCCAACCTGATCGACGTACCGGAGAAATACCGCACCGGGGCCAACGGTCACGGTATCGGTTACCTGCTCTGGTGCAACAGCCTCGTCTACAGCTCCCGCACTCAGAAAGAAGCCCCGGACAGCTACGCGGCCCTGTGGGATGCGGACCTGGCGCCGAATATTTTCCTGCCGCCGCCGAACTGGACCGAGGCCATGGACCTGATCATCATCGCGGCCAAACTGGCCGGTGGTGACGAACACAACATTGAACCCGGCTTCAAGAAACTTGCCGAGCTCAAGAGCCGGGTGGTGACCCTGGGTGAAAACCCGAACCAGATCGCCGAACTGTTCCGCACCGGCTCCCTGGACATGGGGGGGCTGTACGCTCCAGCGTTCTTCCCGAAACAGATCCGCGATCCGGCCTACGGTCTGAGTGCGACCTTTGGCATGAAGGAAGGTTTTTACACCGACCTGATGCAGTCGGTCATGCCGAAGAACCGTCCGGGCGATACCGACCTGGCCTACGCCTTTATCGACCACTCCCTCGACCCGCTGGTGCAGGGCAAGATGGCCGAAGACATCTTCAACGGTCCGGTCAATGCCAAGGCAATCATCTCTGCCGAAGCGCGTAAGAGCCCGTACATCCTGACGCCGGAGCAGATTGCCGAGAAGGCGATCATGCACGACAACGCCTTCCTGGCGACCGTGCATGACCAATGGATTCGTCGTTACACGGAAATCTTCTCTTCCTGA
- a CDS encoding ABC transporter permease — protein sequence MEHQPLTHPVGAAVTRPRLGVSPTTRAWFFLSPSMLFLGVLMAASLLVLRMSVGTKGAEWTGFSLASYAQLLEPYYLKSLILTLRLALFSAVIAVLLAIPVAYTMSRLTSPLLRRIFLAAVLLPLLVNLLLQSYGWLVILGPGGMLNQALMGLGLIKRPIMLLYNQNGVLMGLVQTAFPLAVLPIASAMRGVARTYEEAAATLGASRFQVFRQIVLPMSLPGIITGATLVFAYNASSFVVPLLLGGRRVPMLAVMVHDQIAPLMNWPAASAAGVVLIVTTLAIMTLSEYITGRRRRMLEASQ from the coding sequence ATGGAACACCAACCTCTGACCCACCCGGTCGGCGCCGCTGTCACGCGCCCCCGCCTCGGCGTTTCGCCAACGACGCGCGCCTGGTTTTTTCTTTCGCCATCGATGCTGTTTCTCGGTGTGCTGATGGCTGCCAGCCTGCTGGTGTTGCGCATGAGCGTGGGCACCAAAGGCGCAGAATGGACCGGCTTCAGCCTGGCCAGTTATGCCCAGTTGCTGGAACCCTATTACCTCAAATCCCTGATATTGACCTTGCGTCTGGCGTTGTTCAGCGCGGTGATTGCCGTGCTGCTGGCGATCCCGGTGGCGTACACCATGTCGCGGCTCACTTCACCCTTGCTGCGCCGGATATTTCTGGCAGCGGTGCTGTTGCCGTTGCTGGTCAATCTGTTGCTGCAAAGCTACGGCTGGCTGGTGATTCTAGGCCCCGGCGGAATGCTCAATCAGGCGTTGATGGGGCTTGGCCTGATCAAGCGTCCGATCATGCTGCTGTACAACCAGAACGGCGTATTGATGGGCCTGGTACAAACCGCTTTCCCATTGGCCGTGCTGCCGATTGCCAGCGCCATGCGCGGCGTCGCGCGGACCTACGAAGAAGCCGCGGCAACCTTGGGCGCGAGTCGCTTTCAGGTGTTCCGCCAAATCGTGTTGCCGATGAGCCTGCCGGGGATTATCACCGGCGCGACCCTGGTGTTTGCCTACAACGCCAGCAGCTTCGTGGTGCCTTTGCTGCTGGGTGGCCGGCGCGTGCCGATGCTTGCGGTGATGGTGCATGACCAGATCGCCCCGCTGATGAACTGGCCTGCGGCTTCCGCTGCTGGTGTGGTGCTGATCGTCACCACGCTGGCGATCATGACCTTGTCCGAATACATCACTGGCCGTCGTCGGCGCATGCTGGAGGCTTCGCAATGA
- a CDS encoding ABC transporter permease, with product MSTLIKRRQSLLPGDTGKFAGVLSGFILLLAVLPILTMIVMSFSGASNLDFPPSSYSLQWYRAAWHTFVSPDASDVLSLGKAMSTSLMVACLTMVFATLIAVPAAYALTRCEFRGKAVALQLMSLPLVFPMVVLGLALLLVFDSLPFQMTTSRLVIAHVILALPFVVKNCTAAMLSIGSEVEEAAQMLGASPTRAIVDVVVPLMKSGILAGMLLAFIVSFNEFTVTYFLYTIDVMTVPIWMYSRTVSSLDPTVFSFAVLIVLIDFVLIWALEKLVGEGGVSF from the coding sequence ATGAGCACGTTGATCAAGAGGCGCCAGTCGCTGTTACCTGGCGATACCGGGAAGTTTGCCGGCGTGTTGTCCGGTTTCATCCTGCTGCTGGCGGTACTGCCGATTCTGACCATGATCGTCATGTCGTTCAGTGGCGCGTCGAATCTCGATTTCCCGCCCAGCAGCTACAGCCTGCAATGGTATCGGGCCGCCTGGCACACCTTCGTGTCGCCGGATGCCAGCGATGTGCTGAGCCTGGGCAAAGCCATGTCCACCAGCCTGATGGTGGCGTGCCTGACCATGGTCTTCGCGACCCTCATCGCGGTGCCGGCGGCCTATGCGCTGACCCGTTGCGAGTTCCGTGGCAAGGCAGTGGCGCTGCAATTGATGTCGCTGCCGTTGGTGTTCCCGATGGTGGTATTGGGCCTGGCACTGCTGCTGGTGTTCGACAGCCTGCCGTTCCAGATGACCACCTCGCGGCTGGTGATTGCCCACGTCATTCTGGCGTTGCCGTTCGTGGTGAAGAACTGCACGGCGGCGATGCTTTCCATCGGCAGTGAAGTCGAAGAGGCCGCACAGATGCTCGGCGCTTCGCCGACGCGGGCGATAGTCGATGTGGTGGTGCCGTTGATGAAGTCGGGGATCCTCGCGGGGATGCTGCTGGCGTTCATCGTCTCGTTCAACGAGTTCACCGTGACCTACTTCCTCTACACCATCGATGTCATGACCGTGCCGATCTGGATGTACAGCCGCACCGTCTCGTCGCTGGACCCAACCGTATTCTCGTTTGCCGTGCTAATTGTGCTGATCGACTTCGTCCTGATCTGGGCGTTGGAGAAGCTGGTTGGCGAAGGTGGCGTCTCGTTTTGA
- a CDS encoding ABC transporter ATP-binding protein has protein sequence MTGLILENVEKRYGTACAVKDVNLHLPEGKLVCFLGPSGCGKTTLLRMIAGLETLSGGEIRLDGEDIGHTPAHLRNFGMVFQSLALFPHMTVGENIAYPLKLRNVSKADQQARVTELLQLIQLQEMVDRPVSKLSGGQRQRVAIARAIATHPKILLLDEPLSALDAKLRESMQVEIRQLQQRLNITTIMVTHDQREAMTMADIVVVLGENRVQQVGTPIEIYRHPANEFVADFIGSGNIFPATALGGGRVGLPGGDALQVPICSSIVVGEKVRMLVRPEDLQLSHPQATAGNRLLGKVTFVRDIGATIETTVECSGVSLTALSTPCQGIGLSIGNPVSVTIPSEACRVLAP, from the coding sequence ATGACTGGTCTGATTCTGGAAAACGTCGAGAAACGCTACGGCACGGCGTGCGCGGTCAAGGACGTCAATCTGCACCTGCCTGAGGGCAAACTGGTGTGTTTTCTCGGCCCTTCGGGCTGTGGCAAAACCACCTTGCTGCGGATGATCGCCGGCCTGGAAACCCTGAGCGGCGGTGAAATTCGTCTGGACGGTGAAGACATTGGCCATACGCCGGCGCACTTGCGCAACTTCGGCATGGTGTTTCAGTCGTTGGCGCTGTTCCCGCACATGACGGTCGGCGAGAACATTGCCTATCCGCTGAAACTGCGGAACGTGAGCAAGGCCGATCAGCAAGCGCGGGTGACTGAATTGCTGCAACTGATTCAGCTGCAAGAGATGGTTGATCGTCCGGTGTCGAAACTCTCCGGTGGTCAGCGTCAGCGCGTGGCGATTGCCCGGGCGATTGCCACGCACCCGAAAATCCTCCTGCTCGACGAGCCGCTGTCGGCACTGGACGCCAAGCTGCGCGAGTCGATGCAAGTAGAGATTCGTCAGCTTCAGCAACGCTTGAACATCACCACCATCATGGTTACCCACGACCAGCGCGAAGCCATGACCATGGCCGATATCGTGGTGGTGTTGGGCGAGAATCGGGTGCAGCAGGTGGGTACGCCGATCGAGATCTATCGTCACCCGGCCAACGAGTTTGTCGCCGACTTTATCGGCTCCGGGAACATTTTTCCGGCCACGGCGCTGGGCGGTGGCCGAGTCGGTTTGCCCGGTGGCGATGCGCTTCAAGTGCCGATTTGCAGCAGCATCGTGGTCGGCGAGAAGGTCAGGATGCTGGTGCGTCCCGAGGACCTGCAACTGTCGCATCCGCAGGCAACCGCGGGTAATCGGCTGCTGGGTAAAGTGACGTTTGTGCGGGATATCGGGGCGACCATCGAAACCACGGTCGAGTGTTCCGGGGTCTCGCTGACGGCGTTGAGCACACCGTGCCAGGGCATCGGCCTGAGCATCGGCAACCCGGTGTCGGTGACTATTCCGTCTGAAGCCTGCCGCGTACTTGCCCCCTGA
- a CDS encoding AraC family transcriptional regulator, producing the protein MSPPDHTHALLDAEMEKQRAELATIIRRNTTEDGAYATAIDSLILARHSTPHDFSPGLAQPALCILAQGRKEVRLADEYFNYDPLNYLVVSVSMPLSGRVVNVSSEHPNLALRLDIDPAEITALIADAGPIGVPTRPAGRGLYVEQLDQPMLDAVLRLARLLDTPKDIAMLAPLIRREILYRLLRSQQGHRLYEIAVANSQSHRISQAIKWLNGNYEQPLRIDELAKEVNLSVSTLHHRFKAMTAMSPLQYQKQLRLQEARRLMLAEGIDASAAGYRVGYESPSQFSREYSRLFGAPPLRDLARLRMSV; encoded by the coding sequence ATGTCGCCTCCGGATCATACTCACGCCCTGCTGGACGCCGAGATGGAAAAACAGCGCGCGGAACTGGCCACGATCATCCGTCGCAACACCACCGAGGATGGCGCCTACGCGACCGCCATCGACTCGCTGATTCTGGCGCGCCACAGCACCCCACACGACTTCTCGCCCGGGCTGGCGCAACCCGCGTTGTGCATCCTCGCCCAAGGTCGCAAGGAAGTTCGACTGGCAGACGAATACTTCAATTACGACCCCCTCAATTACCTGGTGGTTTCGGTCTCGATGCCCCTCAGTGGACGCGTGGTCAACGTGTCGAGCGAACATCCCAACCTTGCCTTGCGCCTGGATATCGATCCGGCGGAAATCACCGCATTGATTGCCGACGCCGGGCCCATCGGCGTGCCCACCCGCCCTGCCGGACGCGGCCTGTATGTCGAACAACTGGATCAGCCGATGCTCGACGCAGTGCTGCGCCTGGCGCGCTTGCTCGACACCCCGAAGGACATCGCCATGCTCGCGCCGCTGATTCGTCGGGAGATTCTCTATCGCTTGTTGCGCAGCCAACAGGGACACCGGTTGTATGAGATCGCCGTCGCCAACAGCCAGAGCCATCGCATCAGTCAGGCGATCAAATGGCTTAACGGCAACTACGAGCAGCCGTTACGCATTGATGAGCTGGCCAAGGAAGTGAACCTGAGCGTGTCGACCCTGCACCATCGCTTCAAGGCGATGACGGCGATGAGTCCACTGCAATATCAGAAGCAACTGCGCCTGCAAGAGGCGCGGCGCTTGATGCTCGCCGAAGGCATCGACGCCTCGGCGGCGGGCTACCGCGTGGGCTATGAAAGCCCCTCGCAGTTCAGCCGCGAATACAGCCGGCTGTTTGGCGCGCCACCGTTGCGGGATCTGGCGCGGTTGCGGATGTCTGTCTAA
- a CDS encoding putative quinol monooxygenase yields the protein MSTQIPVSHMAFVRARAGRSMELGARLSGLIEPSRQASGCLHFALQHSLCDPELWLVSGFWVDQHAMTAYFSTPAMQVFAELVQELVVNSLDFHTFCEVSAAQARGEYPQFNAAPLHQLAS from the coding sequence ATGTCCACGCAGATCCCTGTCAGCCATATGGCTTTTGTCCGCGCCCGCGCTGGCCGCTCGATGGAGTTGGGCGCGCGTTTGAGCGGCCTGATCGAACCGTCGCGTCAGGCCAGCGGTTGCCTGCACTTTGCCTTGCAGCATTCGTTGTGCGATCCCGAACTGTGGCTGGTGTCTGGTTTTTGGGTCGACCAACACGCCATGACGGCCTACTTCAGCACCCCGGCCATGCAGGTATTTGCCGAGCTGGTGCAGGAATTGGTGGTCAACAGCCTGGATTTTCACACCTTCTGCGAAGTCTCGGCGGCTCAGGCTCGCGGCGAATATCCGCAGTTCAACGCAGCACCGTTGCACCAGTTGGCCAGCTGA
- a CDS encoding flavin reductase family protein, producing MSDDIHYYEPARGHGLPHDPFNAIVGPRPIGWISSQDAEGRLNLAPYSFFNAFNYIPPIIGFSSVGRKDSLNNIEQTGEFAWNLATRPLAEQMNQSCAMVPADVNEFELAGLTPAASKIIQVPRVAESPVSFECKVTQIIQLQRADKEVVPSWLILGEVVAVHIAKWLLKDGVYDTAAAEPILRGGGPADYFQLGPEALFKMFRPGATKA from the coding sequence ATGTCTGATGATATTCACTACTACGAACCCGCCCGGGGCCATGGCCTGCCCCACGACCCGTTCAACGCCATTGTCGGCCCGCGGCCTATCGGCTGGATTTCCTCACAGGATGCCGAAGGTCGGCTGAACCTCGCGCCGTACAGTTTTTTCAACGCATTCAACTACATTCCGCCGATCATCGGGTTCTCAAGCGTCGGCCGTAAAGACAGCCTGAACAACATCGAGCAGACCGGCGAATTCGCCTGGAACCTGGCCACCCGCCCGCTGGCCGAGCAGATGAACCAGAGTTGCGCGATGGTCCCGGCCGACGTCAACGAATTCGAACTGGCCGGACTGACGCCGGCAGCATCGAAAATCATTCAGGTGCCGCGGGTCGCCGAAAGCCCGGTGTCCTTCGAATGCAAGGTCACGCAGATCATTCAGTTGCAACGCGCAGACAAGGAAGTGGTGCCGAGCTGGCTGATCCTCGGCGAAGTGGTCGCCGTGCATATTGCCAAATGGCTGCTCAAGGATGGGGTGTACGACACCGCCGCGGCAGAACCGATTCTGCGCGGCGGCGGGCCGGCGGATTATTTCCAGTTGGGACCTGAGGCCTTGTTCAAGATGTTCCGACCGGGGGCGACCAAGGCCTGA
- a CDS encoding MFS transporter has translation MDNSQTLPLGSAAVPAKEKTTASRIKSIFSGSVGNMVEWYDWYVYAAFSLYFAKAFFPKGDTTAQLLNTAAIFAVGFLMRPIGGWLMGLYADRAGRKAALMASVYLMCFGSLIIALSPGYETIGVGAPILLVFARLLQGLSVGGEYGTSATYLSEMATKERRGFFSSFQYVTLISGQLIALGVLIVLQQTLTTEQLYDWGWRIPFAIGALCAVVALYLRRGMEETESFTKKEKSKESAMRTLLRHPKELMTVVGLTMGGTLAFYTYTTYMQKYLVNTVGMSISDSTTISAATLFLFMCLQPVIGGLSDKVGRRPILIAFGILGTLFTVPILTTLHTIQTWWGAFFLIMAALIIVSGYTSINAVVKAELFPTEIRALGVGLPYALTVSIFGGTAEYIALWFKSIGMETGYYWYVTACIAVSLLVYVTMKDTRKHSRIETD, from the coding sequence ATGGATAACTCACAAACCCTGCCTCTTGGGTCGGCCGCTGTGCCTGCCAAAGAAAAAACCACTGCCAGCCGCATCAAATCGATCTTCAGCGGCTCTGTCGGCAACATGGTCGAGTGGTACGACTGGTACGTCTACGCCGCCTTCTCGCTGTACTTCGCCAAAGCCTTTTTCCCCAAAGGCGACACCACCGCCCAACTGTTGAACACCGCTGCGATTTTCGCCGTGGGCTTCCTGATGCGCCCGATCGGTGGCTGGCTGATGGGCCTGTACGCCGACCGCGCCGGGCGTAAAGCTGCGTTGATGGCTTCGGTGTATCTGATGTGTTTCGGCTCGCTGATCATCGCGTTGAGCCCGGGTTATGAAACCATCGGCGTCGGCGCACCGATCCTGCTGGTGTTCGCCCGTTTGCTGCAAGGCCTGTCGGTCGGTGGCGAGTACGGCACCTCGGCAACCTATTTGAGCGAGATGGCGACCAAGGAACGTCGCGGCTTCTTCTCCAGCTTCCAGTACGTGACACTGATCTCCGGCCAGCTCATCGCCCTGGGCGTGCTGATCGTGCTGCAACAAACCCTGACCACCGAACAACTGTACGATTGGGGCTGGCGTATTCCGTTTGCCATCGGTGCCTTGTGCGCGGTCGTGGCGCTGTACCTGCGTCGCGGAATGGAAGAAACCGAGTCGTTCACCAAGAAAGAAAAGTCCAAAGAAAGTGCCATGCGCACCCTGCTGCGTCATCCCAAGGAACTGATGACCGTGGTCGGCCTGACCATGGGCGGCACTTTGGCCTTCTACACCTACACCACCTACATGCAGAAGTACCTGGTGAACACCGTCGGTATGAGCATTTCCGACTCCACCACCATTTCGGCGGCCACGCTGTTCCTGTTCATGTGCCTGCAACCGGTTATTGGCGGCTTGTCGGATAAAGTCGGGCGGCGACCGATCCTGATTGCCTTTGGCATTCTGGGCACCCTGTTCACTGTGCCGATCCTCACCACACTGCACACCATCCAGACCTGGTGGGGCGCGTTCTTCCTGATCATGGCGGCACTGATCATCGTCAGCGGCTACACCTCGATCAACGCGGTGGTCAAAGCCGAACTGTTCCCCACCGAAATCCGCGCCCTGGGCGTCGGCCTGCCGTATGCGCTGACCGTGTCGATCTTCGGCGGTACGGCTGAATACATTGCCCTGTGGTTCAAGAGCATTGGCATGGAAACCGGTTACTACTGGTATGTCACCGCCTGCATCGCGGTGTCGTTGCTGGTGTACGTGACCATGAAAGACACCCGCAAACACTCGCGGATCGAGACTGACTAA